The Mesorhizobium sp. NBSH29 genome has a segment encoding these proteins:
- a CDS encoding response regulator → MPKKVMIVEDNELNMKLFRDLIEASGYETVRTRNGLEALDLAREHRPDLILMDIQLPEVSGLEVTKWLKQDDDLHVIPVIAVTAFAMKGDEERIRQGGCEAYISKPISVPRFIETIKSYLGDA, encoded by the coding sequence ATGCCTAAGAAAGTCATGATAGTCGAGGACAACGAGCTCAATATGAAGCTCTTTCGCGACCTTATCGAGGCCAGCGGCTACGAGACCGTGCGCACCCGCAACGGGCTCGAGGCGCTTGATCTGGCACGTGAACATCGCCCCGATCTCATTCTCATGGACATTCAGTTGCCCGAGGTTTCGGGATTGGAAGTGACGAAATGGCTGAAACAGGACGATGATCTTCACGTCATCCCGGTCATTGCCGTCACTGCTTTTGCGATGAAGGGCGACGAGGAGCGCATTCGCCAGGGTGGGTGCGAGGCCTATATCTCCAAGCCCATCTCGGTCCCACGTTTCATCGAAACCATTAAATCATATCTAGGCGACGCCTGA
- a CDS encoding PleD family two-component system response regulator, translated as MTARILVVDDIPANVKLLEARLLAEYFEVLTASNGPDAIETCENGKVDVILLDVMMPGMDGFEVCRRLKSDPATAHIPVVMVTALDQVADRVRGLEAGADDFLTKPVKDLQLMTRVKSLVRLKMLTDELRLRASTTRNIGIEELLSRKHFDDGTTPKVLLIDGRESSIERMRKMLRQVAELDVVTDPHAGFFQAAETPYDCIIVSTAFDDFDPLRLCSQLRSLDRTRFIPIMLVADIGEDDRIVRALDLGVNDFLVRPVDQHELTARLRTQVKRKRYNEQLRASVTETIEMAVTDGLTGLHNRRYLDSHLQTLFDRAVARRRPLSVMITDIDRFKSVNDTFGHDGGDDVLREFARRLRKNVRGIDLACRFGGEEFVVVMPDTEAHVAEKVAERIRAEIASTPFAIGRDGQTIEVTVSVGVSSLLRGLDSVEAMMKRADVALYEAKTGGRNRVVAKAA; from the coding sequence ATGACCGCGCGTATTCTCGTTGTTGACGACATACCAGCCAACGTGAAGCTGCTCGAAGCCCGGCTTCTGGCCGAGTATTTCGAGGTACTCACCGCCAGCAATGGTCCCGATGCCATCGAGACCTGCGAAAATGGCAAGGTCGACGTTATCTTGCTCGACGTAATGATGCCGGGCATGGACGGATTCGAGGTCTGCCGCCGCCTGAAAAGCGACCCGGCAACGGCCCATATTCCGGTCGTGATGGTCACCGCGCTCGACCAGGTCGCCGACCGTGTGCGTGGGCTAGAAGCCGGCGCCGATGATTTTCTGACCAAACCGGTCAAGGATCTGCAACTGATGACAAGGGTCAAAAGCCTTGTGCGGCTGAAGATGCTGACTGACGAGCTACGTCTGCGCGCCTCGACCACGCGCAATATCGGCATCGAGGAACTATTGAGCCGCAAGCATTTTGATGACGGCACGACGCCTAAAGTCTTGCTTATCGACGGGCGCGAATCATCCATCGAGCGGATGCGCAAAATGCTGCGTCAGGTCGCCGAACTCGACGTGGTGACTGATCCACATGCCGGTTTCTTCCAGGCCGCCGAAACGCCCTATGACTGCATCATCGTGTCGACGGCATTTGACGATTTCGATCCCTTGCGCCTGTGTTCGCAATTGCGCTCGCTTGATCGTACCCGTTTCATCCCTATCATGCTGGTGGCTGATATCGGCGAAGATGACCGCATCGTTCGGGCGCTTGATCTCGGCGTCAATGATTTCCTCGTCCGACCGGTTGATCAGCACGAACTGACGGCCAGGCTGCGTACGCAGGTCAAGCGCAAGCGCTACAATGAGCAACTACGCGCGAGCGTTACCGAGACCATCGAAATGGCGGTCACCGACGGCCTGACCGGGCTGCACAACCGCCGCTACCTCGACAGCCATCTGCAGACGCTGTTTGACCGCGCGGTAGCGCGCCGCCGCCCACTATCGGTGATGATCACCGATATCGACCGGTTCAAATCCGTCAACGATACGTTCGGCCATGATGGCGGCGACGATGTGCTGCGTGAATTTGCCCGTCGCTTGCGCAAGAATGTGCGGGGCATCGATCTTGCCTGCCGGTTCGGCGGCGAGGAGTTTGTCGTCGTGATGCCAGACACGGAGGCCCACGTTGCCGAAAAGGTGGCCGAGCGCATCCGCGCTGAGATTGCCAGCACACCTTTCGCTATCGGCCGCGACGGCCAGACGATTGAAGTGACGGTCAGCGTCGGCGTGTCTTCGCTGCTGCGCGGGCTGGACTCCGTCGAGGCGATGATGAAAAGAGCCGATGTAGCGCTTTATGAGGCCAAAACGGGTGGTCGCAACCGGGTGGTTGCCAAGGCGGCCTGA
- the rpmG gene encoding 50S ribosomal protein L33 — protein MAKAANIKIKLLSTADTGFFYVTSKNSRTKTDKFSFRKYDPVVRKHVEFKETKIK, from the coding sequence ATGGCCAAAGCCGCAAACATCAAGATCAAGCTTCTGTCGACGGCTGACACCGGCTTCTTCTATGTCACCAGCAAGAACAGCCGCACCAAGACCGACAAGTTCAGCTTCCGCAAATACGACCCGGTCGTGCGCAAGCATGTCGAGTTCAAGGAAACCAAGATCAAGTAA
- a CDS encoding MFS transporter produces MNGSFSPDGKAPDEMRWLSISAAIASISVVGIAIGLGVPLLSIILESRGFSASMIGLNTAVAGLASIAAAPMATPLAARFGVVWTMLAMIVLGAFAFVGFYFVPHFWMWFPLRIVLHIALTVLFILSEFWISTSAPPHRRGFVLGIYATVLSLGFAFGPWLFSQIGSSGFRPFGITFVFILLAALPVLAAYKESPEIHAQKGEVTSFLRYIWLVPTATAAVLVFGAVETGGFALFPIYGNRIGYTEAEAAQLLTMIGLGNVLMQIPLGLISDRIRDRRILLAICAAVGLAGMMVLPALGNNWHLTAGMLFIWGGVVAGLYTIGLAHLGSRLTGRDLASANAAFVFCYGFGMLVGPQAIGIGMDVFGPPGFGYALALFFVGYLVLVGSRMMARRTTP; encoded by the coding sequence ATGAATGGAAGCTTTTCTCCCGACGGCAAAGCACCCGACGAGATGCGTTGGCTGTCGATATCGGCGGCTATCGCGTCGATCAGTGTTGTGGGTATCGCAATCGGGCTCGGCGTTCCGCTTCTCAGCATCATCCTCGAATCACGCGGGTTTTCCGCATCAATGATTGGCCTCAACACGGCAGTCGCGGGCCTTGCCTCGATTGCAGCTGCGCCGATGGCAACGCCGCTCGCCGCGCGCTTTGGCGTGGTGTGGACCATGCTGGCGATGATTGTGCTGGGCGCATTTGCGTTCGTCGGCTTCTATTTCGTTCCGCATTTCTGGATGTGGTTTCCCCTGCGGATCGTGCTGCACATAGCGCTCACCGTGCTTTTCATTCTTTCCGAATTCTGGATCAGCACCTCGGCGCCGCCGCATCGGCGGGGTTTTGTGCTGGGCATCTATGCCACCGTTCTCTCGTTAGGATTCGCATTTGGACCGTGGCTTTTTTCGCAGATTGGCAGCAGCGGGTTTCGGCCGTTCGGCATCACATTTGTTTTTATCCTGCTGGCGGCACTACCGGTTCTTGCAGCCTACAAAGAGAGCCCCGAGATTCATGCTCAAAAGGGCGAAGTAACCAGCTTTCTACGCTACATCTGGCTTGTTCCGACTGCGACTGCGGCGGTGCTGGTGTTTGGAGCGGTAGAAACCGGCGGTTTTGCGCTATTTCCGATCTATGGCAATCGGATCGGCTACACCGAGGCTGAAGCTGCACAGCTGCTCACTATGATCGGGTTGGGCAACGTACTCATGCAGATCCCGCTCGGGTTGATCAGCGACCGCATCCGCGATCGCCGTATTCTTCTCGCCATCTGCGCGGCGGTCGGGCTCGCAGGGATGATGGTGCTGCCCGCGCTGGGCAACAACTGGCATCTCACCGCAGGAATGCTTTTCATCTGGGGCGGCGTGGTGGCTGGCCTTTATACAATCGGCCTGGCCCATCTCGGCTCACGCCTCACAGGGCGTGACCTCGCCTCAGCCAATGCGGCATTCGTCTTCTGCTATGGTTTCGGGATGCTTGTAGGGCCGCAGGCCATTGGCATCGGCATGGATGTTTTCGGTCCGCCGGGATTCGGCTATGCGCTGGCACTGTTCTTCGTCGGATATCTTGTTCTGGTGGGAAGTCGTATGATGGCGCGGCGCACAACGCCTTGA
- a CDS encoding NUDIX hydrolase — MEGMTRAEIDRDESRDFAFVGKQLRPRDAATLILLDRVGSGFHVLMGRRHKRHAFMPGKFVFPGGRTDPDDGRIPVMQPLHPDEAAKLASRGKKISDRRVRAIALSALRETYEEAGLLIGHSQPFQTDMADWQGFAEHRVHPSLETLRLVARAITPPRRVRRFDTWFFAAWRSDVAVALPDGGPTEELEELVWLPIDKARKMDIPRVTQTVLADIEKRLEHDPLLRPGGDVPFYHMVRNRIVRDIL, encoded by the coding sequence ATGGAGGGGATGACGCGGGCTGAGATCGATCGCGACGAATCGCGCGATTTCGCATTTGTCGGAAAACAACTCCGCCCGCGCGACGCAGCCACCCTCATTCTGCTCGACCGTGTCGGCAGCGGCTTCCACGTCCTGATGGGACGCAGGCATAAACGCCACGCTTTCATGCCTGGAAAGTTTGTGTTCCCGGGTGGCAGAACCGATCCTGATGACGGTCGCATCCCTGTGATGCAGCCGCTCCACCCCGATGAAGCGGCCAAACTTGCCAGCCGCGGAAAGAAAATTTCAGACCGGCGCGTTCGTGCGATAGCACTTTCGGCGCTGCGAGAAACTTATGAGGAAGCCGGGCTGCTGATCGGCCACTCCCAGCCCTTTCAAACAGATATGGCTGACTGGCAAGGGTTTGCTGAACATCGCGTACACCCTTCGCTGGAGACGCTGCGACTGGTGGCACGCGCGATCACGCCGCCGCGCCGGGTGCGCCGCTTCGACACATGGTTCTTTGCAGCCTGGCGCAGCGACGTGGCCGTGGCGCTGCCAGATGGTGGCCCGACCGAGGAACTTGAGGAACTGGTTTGGCTGCCTATCGACAAAGCGCGGAAAATGGATATCCCCCGCGTGACACAGACGGTGCTTGCCGATATCGAAAAGCGGCTTGAGCACGATCCGCTGCTACGGCCTGGCGGAGACGTGCCGTTCTATCACATGGTCCGCAATCGAATCGTCCGCGACATCCTCTAG
- a CDS encoding DUF983 domain-containing protein → MEQQVFGDTKSPMRPVRSLLNAMMRGFAGRCPHCGEGKLFSSFIKPVDRCASCGEDLHHHRSDDLPAYLVVVIVGHIVVGAFMAVEATSTWSMWQHFFVWIPLTIGSALALLRPIKGAVIGLQWAGYMHGFGGEEELVKDI, encoded by the coding sequence ATGGAACAACAGGTTTTTGGCGACACGAAATCTCCGATGCGCCCAGTGCGCTCACTTCTCAACGCAATGATGCGCGGATTTGCAGGCCGCTGTCCGCATTGCGGCGAAGGCAAACTGTTTTCCTCATTCATCAAACCCGTTGATCGTTGCGCCAGTTGTGGCGAAGATCTGCATCATCACAGGTCCGACGATTTGCCGGCCTACCTCGTGGTGGTCATTGTAGGTCACATCGTGGTCGGCGCTTTCATGGCTGTCGAAGCCACTAGCACCTGGTCGATGTGGCAGCATTTTTTCGTGTGGATCCCCCTGACAATCGGCTCGGCACTGGCGTTGCTGCGGCCCATCAAAGGTGCTGTGATCGGCCTGCAATGGGCCGGATACATGCATGGTTTTGGTGGCGAAGAAGAACTGGTCAAGGACATCTGA
- the rnr gene encoding ribonuclease R: MARRISGRNTKGGNPSGEAHDDAQLVGSYRPSRDDILTFIAENPDLAGKRDIARAFSLKGDDRIWLKDMLRDLEEDGAVQKTGRRLQRPGTLPPVTPLEIFSRDKDGGLLARPVAGGEDNADPTVIVAIKLSRTSKGRAPGIGDRVMAKLFRNKEPGGGPAYTGRVIKVFDKRQEAVLGVLRVARDGTFRLEPVERRQPELVIDNDFVNGAEPGDLVEVAPAKTSGRYGLAKGKVLTVIGSLTSEKAVSMIAIHAHDIPHIMPEAAIEEAEAARPASMSGREDWRKVLLVTIDPADAKDHDDAVFAEPDQDPKNPDGVIVTVAIADVAAYVRAGSALDREALKRGNSVYFPDRVVPMLPERISNDLCSLKEKVERPALAVRMTYASDGRKIRHTFHRIMMRSAARLSYPQAQAAIDGNPDDATGPILAPILKPLWDAYAILKRGRDKREPLELDLPERKILLKSDGTVDRVVVPERLDAHKLIEEFMIQANVAAAETLEAKRQKLIYRAHDGPSMAKQESLREFLATLGLSLARGAQLRPSQFNSILERVRGADNEALVNEVVLRSQSQAQYTPDNIGHFGLNLLRYAHFTSPIRRYADLIVHRALISALGLGADGLSADEEGRLEDISVLISASERRAMAAERDTVDRLIAAYLAERVDESFDARVSGVTKSGLFVQLPQYGADGFIPVSSLDGDYYIFDETARALVGERTGAGFQLADRVEVRLIEVAPLAGAMRFEMLTDPKPLPGSKRSFHKAKKGPRTRARASQPKRGSKRR, encoded by the coding sequence TTGGCAAGGCGCATTTCCGGACGCAACACCAAAGGTGGCAACCCGTCCGGTGAGGCGCATGACGACGCCCAGTTAGTTGGTTCCTACCGACCATCACGCGACGACATTTTGACCTTTATCGCCGAAAACCCGGATCTGGCAGGGAAGCGCGACATCGCACGCGCCTTTTCGCTCAAGGGCGATGATCGCATCTGGCTGAAGGACATGCTGCGCGACCTCGAAGAGGACGGCGCGGTGCAGAAGACCGGCCGGCGTCTCCAGCGCCCGGGCACACTTCCTCCGGTGACGCCGCTTGAAATTTTTTCACGCGACAAGGATGGGGGGCTTTTGGCCAGGCCTGTCGCTGGCGGCGAGGACAACGCCGACCCGACCGTGATCGTGGCAATCAAACTATCAAGGACGTCCAAGGGCCGCGCTCCCGGCATTGGCGACCGCGTGATGGCCAAGTTGTTTCGTAACAAGGAGCCCGGCGGCGGGCCTGCCTATACGGGCCGCGTCATAAAAGTTTTCGACAAGCGCCAGGAAGCTGTGCTCGGCGTTTTGCGGGTTGCCCGCGACGGCACGTTTCGACTTGAACCGGTCGAGCGACGCCAACCGGAACTGGTCATCGACAATGACTTTGTGAATGGTGCCGAACCTGGCGACCTGGTGGAGGTTGCGCCGGCAAAGACGAGTGGGCGTTATGGACTTGCCAAGGGCAAGGTGCTGACTGTCATCGGTTCGCTGACCAGCGAAAAAGCTGTCTCCATGATCGCGATCCACGCGCATGACATTCCACATATCATGCCCGAAGCGGCGATCGAGGAAGCAGAGGCTGCGCGCCCTGCATCGATGTCCGGGCGCGAGGACTGGCGCAAGGTTCTGCTGGTCACCATCGACCCGGCTGATGCCAAGGATCACGATGACGCTGTCTTCGCCGAGCCCGATCAGGACCCGAAAAACCCTGATGGCGTGATCGTCACCGTGGCCATTGCCGACGTCGCCGCTTATGTGCGGGCAGGATCAGCGCTTGACCGGGAAGCGCTGAAGCGCGGCAATTCGGTCTATTTTCCCGACCGCGTGGTGCCGATGCTGCCGGAGCGAATCTCCAATGATCTGTGCTCGCTCAAGGAAAAGGTGGAGCGCCCTGCCCTTGCCGTGCGGATGACGTATGCGTCGGATGGTAGAAAGATCCGCCACACCTTTCACCGCATCATGATGCGGTCGGCGGCGCGGCTGTCCTATCCGCAGGCACAGGCGGCCATTGACGGCAATCCTGACGATGCGACCGGTCCAATTCTGGCGCCGATCCTGAAGCCGCTCTGGGACGCCTATGCCATTCTGAAGCGCGGGCGAGACAAGCGCGAGCCGCTGGAGCTGGACCTGCCTGAGCGCAAGATTTTGCTCAAGTCAGATGGCACTGTCGACCGAGTGGTCGTGCCCGAGCGGCTCGATGCGCATAAGCTGATCGAAGAATTTATGATCCAGGCTAATGTCGCGGCTGCCGAAACGCTGGAGGCCAAACGGCAAAAGCTGATCTACCGCGCGCATGACGGGCCTTCCATGGCCAAGCAGGAATCGTTACGGGAGTTTTTGGCGACCCTCGGGCTTTCGCTGGCGCGGGGGGCGCAACTGCGCCCATCGCAGTTTAATTCGATCCTGGAGCGGGTGCGCGGTGCCGACAATGAGGCGCTGGTCAACGAAGTGGTGCTGCGCTCGCAGAGCCAGGCGCAATATACGCCGGACAACATCGGGCATTTCGGGCTCAATCTGCTGCGTTATGCGCACTTCACCTCGCCCATTCGTCGCTACGCCGATCTGATCGTGCATCGCGCGTTGATATCAGCGCTCGGACTCGGCGCGGACGGGCTATCCGCCGACGAAGAAGGCCGGCTGGAGGATATTTCCGTCCTCATCTCTGCGTCCGAACGCCGCGCCATGGCTGCCGAACGGGACACGGTCGACCGGTTGATTGCCGCCTATCTCGCTGAACGCGTTGATGAAAGCTTCGATGCGCGTGTGTCGGGTGTGACCAAATCGGGACTGTTTGTCCAATTGCCGCAGTATGGCGCAGATGGCTTCATACCAGTGTCATCGCTCGACGGAGATTACTATATATTTGACGAGACGGCGCGCGCGCTTGTGGGCGAGCGGACCGGGGCAGGCTTTCAGCTTGCGGACCGGGTTGAGGTCCGTCTCATCGAAGTCGCGCCGCTGGCAGGTGCGATGCGGTTTGAAATGCTGACGGATCCAAAGCCCCTGCCCGGTTCGAAACGGTCGTTTCACAAGGCAAAAAAGGGCCCACGGACCAGAGCGCGCGCTTCGCAACCGAAGCGGGGAAGCAAGAGACGGTGA
- the topA gene encoding type I DNA topoisomerase, which produces MDVVVVESPAKAKTINKYLGKNYTVLASFGHVRDLPAKDGSVKPDEDFAMSWAVDTASAKRLTDIAKALKDADGLILATDPDREGEAISWHVLEVLRQKKVLKDKPVSRVVFNAITKQAVTEAMANPRAIDVPLVDAYLARRALDYLVGFTLSPVLWRKLPGARSAGRVQSVALRLVCDRESEIERFIREDYWLIGALLGTPRAENFEAKLTGFEGKRLQKLDISSQAQADEIKAMLDGAAFKALTVDAKPTKRNPGPPFTTSTLQQAASSGLGFSAVRTMQVAQRLYEGMEMGGETAGLITYMRTDGVQMAPEAISAARESIASEFGDKYVPEKPRFYSTKAKNAQEAHEAIRPTDFSRTPVKMRAYLDADQARLYEMIWKRAIASQMQPAEIERTTAEIEATNGGKAATLRAIGSVVRFDGFLAAYTEQKDEDAEDEEDKRLPEIRAGETLARNTVTVTQHSTEPPPRYSEATLIKKMEEIGIGRPSTYTATLKTLEDREYVVVEKRRLIPEAKGRLLSAFLENFFSRYVEYDFTASLEEKLDEISDGKLSWKDVLRDFWKDFSGAVEDIKELRVTDVLNALNETLAPLAFPPREDGSNPRICPKCGTGSLSLKLGKYGAFVGCSNYPECGFTRQLTDAINGDGEAAAGESGDKVLGKDPYTNEEIALKTGRFGPYVQRGDGKEAKRASLPKGWTADAMDHEKALALLALPRNVGAHPESGKMISAGIGRYGPFVLHDGTYANLESAEDVFSIGLNRAVSLIAEKQLKGNGGRNGGTPAALKDLGAHPDGGAITVRDGKYGPYVNWGKINATLPKGRDPMTVSLEDALTLVAEKAAKGGGKKPARGKKKG; this is translated from the coding sequence ATGGACGTAGTCGTCGTCGAATCGCCGGCCAAAGCGAAAACAATCAATAAATATCTCGGCAAGAACTATACGGTTCTGGCCTCGTTCGGGCATGTGCGTGATCTGCCTGCCAAGGATGGCTCGGTAAAGCCCGACGAGGATTTTGCCATGAGCTGGGCCGTTGATACGGCTTCGGCAAAGCGTCTGACAGACATCGCCAAGGCACTTAAAGATGCCGACGGCCTCATTCTCGCGACCGATCCGGATCGCGAGGGTGAAGCCATTTCGTGGCATGTGCTGGAAGTTCTGCGCCAAAAGAAGGTGCTGAAAGACAAGCCGGTCAGCCGCGTCGTATTCAACGCCATCACCAAGCAGGCAGTCACCGAGGCTATGGCCAATCCGCGCGCCATCGACGTCCCGCTGGTCGACGCCTATCTGGCTCGCCGTGCGCTCGATTATCTGGTCGGCTTTACTCTCTCGCCGGTTCTATGGCGCAAGCTGCCCGGGGCTCGCTCGGCGGGCCGCGTGCAATCTGTAGCCTTGCGCCTCGTCTGCGACCGCGAATCGGAAATTGAACGCTTCATCCGCGAAGACTACTGGCTGATCGGTGCGCTGCTCGGAACGCCGCGGGCGGAAAACTTTGAAGCAAAGCTTACCGGGTTCGAAGGCAAGCGTTTGCAGAAGCTCGATATATCGAGCCAGGCGCAGGCCGATGAAATCAAGGCGATGCTGGACGGCGCCGCCTTCAAGGCGCTGACTGTCGATGCCAAGCCGACCAAGCGCAATCCTGGACCACCGTTCACTACGTCGACACTCCAACAGGCAGCATCGTCCGGTCTCGGATTTTCAGCGGTGCGTACGATGCAGGTTGCCCAGAGGCTTTATGAAGGTATGGAGATGGGCGGCGAGACCGCCGGTCTAATCACCTATATGCGTACCGATGGTGTGCAGATGGCACCTGAAGCAATCTCTGCTGCCCGCGAATCCATCGCGTCGGAATTCGGCGACAAATATGTGCCCGAAAAGCCGCGGTTTTATTCGACCAAGGCGAAGAATGCCCAGGAGGCCCACGAAGCCATCCGCCCCACGGACTTCTCACGCACGCCGGTGAAGATGCGTGCCTATCTGGATGCAGATCAGGCGCGCCTCTATGAAATGATCTGGAAGCGGGCAATCGCCAGCCAGATGCAGCCGGCCGAGATCGAGCGCACGACCGCCGAAATCGAGGCCACAAACGGCGGCAAGGCGGCAACGCTGCGCGCTATTGGTTCCGTAGTTCGCTTCGACGGATTTCTGGCGGCCTATACCGAGCAGAAGGACGAGGACGCCGAGGACGAGGAAGACAAACGCCTTCCGGAAATTCGCGCTGGCGAGACCCTTGCGCGCAACACTGTTACAGTCACGCAACATTCGACCGAACCCCCGCCGCGCTACTCGGAAGCCACGCTGATCAAGAAGATGGAAGAGATCGGCATTGGCCGGCCTTCCACCTACACGGCGACGCTAAAAACGCTGGAAGACCGCGAATATGTCGTCGTTGAAAAGCGCAGGCTGATCCCTGAGGCCAAGGGCCGGCTCCTGTCTGCGTTCCTCGAAAACTTTTTCAGCCGTTATGTGGAATATGATTTCACGGCCTCGCTCGAAGAAAAGCTTGACGAAATTTCCGACGGAAAGCTGTCATGGAAGGACGTTCTTCGCGACTTCTGGAAGGATTTTTCGGGGGCTGTCGAGGACATCAAGGAGTTGCGCGTCACTGACGTGCTCAATGCCCTCAATGAAACGCTCGCACCCTTGGCGTTCCCACCGCGCGAAGACGGATCAAATCCGCGCATCTGCCCAAAATGCGGAACCGGCAGTCTGTCGCTGAAACTCGGCAAATATGGCGCCTTTGTCGGCTGCTCGAACTATCCCGAATGCGGTTTTACACGGCAGTTGACGGATGCGATCAACGGCGATGGCGAAGCGGCTGCCGGCGAAAGCGGCGACAAGGTTTTGGGCAAAGACCCGTATACCAACGAGGAAATCGCGCTGAAGACCGGGCGTTTTGGCCCCTATGTCCAGCGTGGCGATGGCAAAGAGGCCAAGCGCGCCAGCCTGCCGAAGGGTTGGACTGCCGATGCCATGGACCATGAGAAGGCACTGGCGCTTCTCGCGCTGCCACGCAACGTCGGAGCGCATCCGGAATCCGGAAAAATGATTTCCGCTGGCATTGGACGCTACGGCCCATTTGTCCTTCATGACGGAACCTATGCCAATCTTGAAAGTGCCGAAGACGTGTTTTCCATCGGCCTCAACCGTGCTGTATCGCTGATTGCTGAAAAGCAGCTGAAGGGCAACGGCGGCCGGAACGGCGGCACGCCGGCTGCGTTGAAGGATCTTGGCGCGCATCCAGATGGCGGCGCGATCACAGTGCGCGACGGCAAGTATGGGCCCTATGTGAATTGGGGCAAGATCAATGCAACGCTGCCCAAAGGCCGTGACCCGATGACGGTCAGCCTGGAGGATGCGCTCACACTAGTTGCCGAAAAGGCAGCGAAGGGCGGCGGAAAAAAACCCGCACGCGGCAAGAAAAAGGGCTGA